One window from the genome of Vibrio vulnificus NBRC 15645 = ATCC 27562 encodes:
- the mnmA gene encoding tRNA 2-thiouridine(34) synthase MnmA yields the protein MSDNSQKKVIVGMSGGVDSSVSAYLLKQQGYQVEGLFMKNWEEDDDSEYCTAAEDLADAQAVCDKLGIHLHKINFAAEYWDNVFEYFLSEYKAGRTPNPDILCNKEIKFKAFLEFADEVLDADYIAMGHYVRRSFPENGEKPQMLRGLDGNKDQSYFLYTLSHEQVARSLFPVGELEKPEVRRIAEEQGLITAKKKDSTGICFIGERKFTDFLSRYLPAQPGNIESPEGEVLGQHQGLMYHTLGQRKGLHIGGRKGGGGNEEPWFVAEKDLKRNVLIAVQGQDHPMLKSEGLIASQLHWVEREPIRDVVKCTVKTRYRQQDIPCTIIPIDDENIKVIFDEPEIAVTPGQSAVFYQGDVCLGGGIIEKRIKYTQA from the coding sequence ATGTCTGATAACAGCCAAAAGAAAGTCATCGTTGGTATGTCTGGCGGTGTTGATTCATCGGTTTCTGCCTATCTTCTAAAACAGCAAGGCTATCAAGTTGAAGGCCTATTTATGAAGAACTGGGAAGAAGATGATGATTCTGAGTATTGTACTGCGGCAGAAGATCTCGCCGACGCTCAGGCTGTTTGTGACAAACTTGGCATTCACCTACATAAGATCAATTTTGCGGCAGAATACTGGGACAATGTATTCGAATATTTCCTTTCCGAATACAAGGCGGGCCGTACCCCTAACCCAGACATCCTTTGTAACAAAGAAATTAAGTTCAAAGCATTTTTAGAGTTTGCTGACGAAGTACTTGATGCCGATTACATCGCGATGGGTCATTATGTCCGTCGTTCTTTCCCTGAAAATGGTGAAAAGCCACAGATGCTGCGTGGTTTAGACGGCAATAAAGATCAGAGCTACTTCCTCTACACGCTAAGTCACGAACAAGTGGCACGTAGCCTCTTCCCTGTTGGTGAGCTGGAAAAGCCTGAAGTTCGTCGCATTGCGGAAGAACAAGGTCTGATTACCGCGAAAAAGAAAGATTCTACCGGTATCTGTTTTATCGGCGAGCGTAAGTTCACCGATTTTCTAAGCCGCTACTTACCGGCTCAACCGGGTAATATTGAGTCACCAGAAGGCGAAGTGCTTGGTCAACACCAGGGTTTGATGTACCACACGCTAGGCCAACGTAAAGGCCTACATATTGGTGGCCGTAAAGGCGGTGGCGGTAACGAAGAACCATGGTTTGTTGCAGAAAAAGACCTTAAGCGCAATGTGTTGATTGCCGTTCAAGGACAAGATCACCCGATGCTGAAGTCCGAAGGCCTGATTGCTTCTCAGCTTCATTGGGTAGAACGTGAGCCAATTCGCGATGTGGTGAAATGCACGGTGAAAACTCGTTACCGTCAACAAGATATTCCTTGTACAATCATCCCTATTGATGACGAAAACATTAAAGTGATTTTCGATGAACCTGAGATCGCAGTGACCCCAGGTCAATCCGCTGTTTTCTACCAAGGTGATGTTTGTCTTGGCGGTGGTATCATCGAGAAACGCATTAAATACACTCAAGCTTAG
- the hflD gene encoding high frequency lysogenization protein HflD, producing the protein MANTLYDRTIAFAGMCQAVALVQQIARNGHCDQDAFETSIKAILNTNPANTLDVFGNESQLKLGLECLVKGIDSTPTGSEVTRYLISLMALERKLMGRNDAMSQLGDRIQMVQRQTEHYDLFEEQMISNVASIYLDVISPIGPRIQVTGTPTVLQQTSNQHKVRALLLSGIRSAVLWRQVGGRRRHLIFGRKKMVEQAQILLARM; encoded by the coding sequence GTGGCGAATACACTTTATGACCGTACCATTGCTTTTGCTGGCATGTGCCAAGCTGTAGCGTTAGTTCAGCAAATCGCGAGAAACGGACATTGTGATCAAGATGCCTTTGAAACTTCTATTAAAGCAATTTTGAATACCAATCCAGCCAACACACTTGATGTGTTTGGCAATGAGTCACAACTCAAACTGGGTTTAGAATGCTTAGTAAAAGGGATTGATAGTACCCCCACTGGTAGCGAAGTGACTCGCTACCTCATCAGTTTGATGGCGTTAGAGCGCAAACTTATGGGTAGGAATGATGCGATGTCACAGCTTGGCGATCGTATCCAGATGGTACAAAGACAGACGGAACACTATGATCTTTTTGAAGAACAGATGATCAGCAATGTGGCCAGTATTTATCTCGATGTTATCAGCCCTATCGGCCCTCGAATCCAAGTGACAGGTACACCGACGGTATTACAACAAACATCGAATCAACACAAAGTACGTGCGTTACTCCTTTCTGGTATTCGCAGTGCCGTGCTTTGGCGTCAAGTTGGCGGTCGACGCCGCCATCTGATCTTCGGCAGAAAGAAAATGGTTGAGCAGGCGCAGATCCTGCTGGCCAGAATGTAA
- the purB gene encoding adenylosuccinate lyase encodes MELSALTAVSPVDGRYGSKTIALREIFSEYGLLKYRTIVEIRWLQKLAATAEIAEVPAFSAEANHFLDDLAANFSEADALRIKEIERTTNHDVKAVEYFLKEKVADVPELHAVNEFFHFACTSEDINNTSHALMLKEARETVILPEIRNLIDAIKALAVEYRDIPLLSRTHGQPASPSTMGKEMANVAYRMERQYKQIENVEILAKINGAVGNYNAHLSAYPELDWHKFSEEFITESLGVTWNPYTTQIEPHDYIAELFDAVARFNTILIDFDRDVWGYIALGHFKQKTIAGEIGSSTMPHKVNPIDFENSEGNLGLANAVFGHLAQKLPISRWQRDLTDSTVLRNLGVGVGYAIIAYTSTLKGISKLEVNREALLAELDKNWEVLAEPVQTVMRRYGIEKPYEKLKELTRGKRVDGEAMRNFIDGLELPAHEKARLKEMTPANYIGQAIELTDKL; translated from the coding sequence ATGGAACTGTCAGCATTGACTGCTGTTTCACCAGTAGACGGCCGTTACGGAAGCAAGACAATTGCGTTACGCGAAATTTTCAGTGAATACGGTCTACTAAAGTACCGTACTATCGTTGAAATCCGCTGGCTACAAAAGCTTGCTGCTACTGCTGAAATTGCAGAAGTGCCAGCGTTCAGCGCAGAAGCAAACCATTTCCTCGACGATCTTGCTGCTAACTTCTCTGAAGCAGACGCATTACGCATCAAAGAGATCGAACGTACTACTAACCACGATGTAAAAGCGGTTGAGTACTTCCTAAAAGAGAAAGTCGCTGACGTTCCTGAACTGCACGCAGTAAACGAGTTCTTCCATTTTGCCTGTACTTCTGAAGACATTAATAACACCTCACACGCTTTAATGCTTAAAGAAGCACGTGAGACGGTCATTCTTCCAGAAATTCGTAACCTGATTGACGCAATCAAAGCACTTGCTGTTGAATACCGCGACATCCCTCTTCTATCTCGTACACACGGTCAGCCAGCTTCTCCATCAACAATGGGTAAAGAGATGGCAAACGTGGCGTACCGTATGGAACGTCAATACAAGCAAATCGAAAACGTTGAGATCCTAGCGAAAATCAACGGTGCGGTAGGTAACTACAACGCACACCTCTCTGCTTACCCAGAACTAGATTGGCACAAATTCTCTGAAGAGTTCATCACGGAATCTCTCGGCGTTACTTGGAACCCTTACACCACACAGATCGAACCACACGACTACATCGCTGAGCTATTCGATGCTGTGGCACGTTTCAACACGATTCTGATCGACTTTGACCGTGACGTTTGGGGTTACATCGCACTAGGCCACTTCAAGCAAAAAACCATTGCTGGCGAGATCGGTTCTTCGACAATGCCACACAAAGTTAACCCAATCGACTTTGAAAACTCTGAAGGTAACCTAGGTCTTGCAAACGCAGTGTTTGGTCACCTAGCACAAAAACTGCCAATCTCTCGTTGGCAACGTGACCTAACTGACTCAACGGTTCTCCGTAACCTTGGTGTGGGTGTGGGCTACGCAATCATCGCTTACACGTCGACGCTTAAAGGCATCAGCAAACTTGAAGTCAACCGTGAAGCGCTTCTTGCGGAACTCGATAAGAACTGGGAAGTGCTTGCAGAGCCAGTACAAACCGTTATGCGTCGTTACGGCATCGAGAAGCCATACGAGAAGCTAAAAGAGTTAACTCGTGGTAAGCGTGTAGATGGCGAAGCAATGCGTAACTTCATCGACGGTCTTGAGCTTCCTGCGCACGAGAAAGCACGTCTAAAAGAGATGACGCCAGCAAACTACATCGGTCAAGCAATCGAGCTGACAGACAAGCTGTAA
- a CDS encoding DUF3833 domain-containing protein yields the protein MNKHNVFIVLLVMTLNALVGCSSDLKDFQQASPKFELFEYFSGNVKAWGMVQDYSGKQTRRFEVEIVGSVENNTLTLVEDFVFDDGEIDQRIWRITRLADGRYQGEADDIIGVAEGMELGNALQWRYDFELQIDGSSLTVSFDDWLYRQDEKHVFNLTKIKKFGVEVGTITLFFQRQ from the coding sequence ATGAATAAACATAATGTTTTTATCGTTTTGCTTGTTATGACATTGAACGCTTTGGTCGGCTGTTCGAGTGATCTTAAGGACTTCCAGCAAGCATCCCCAAAATTTGAACTGTTTGAGTATTTTTCTGGAAATGTGAAAGCTTGGGGTATGGTGCAAGATTATAGTGGTAAACAAACCAGACGCTTTGAGGTTGAGATTGTCGGTTCTGTTGAAAATAACACTCTGACTCTCGTTGAAGATTTTGTTTTTGACGATGGTGAGATTGATCAGCGCATTTGGCGGATTACCCGATTGGCCGATGGTCGCTATCAAGGTGAAGCTGACGACATCATTGGCGTCGCTGAGGGAATGGAACTGGGTAATGCACTGCAATGGCGCTATGATTTTGAACTGCAAATCGATGGTTCAAGCTTGACGGTGTCGTTTGATGATTGGCTTTATCGCCAAGATGAAAAGCATGTGTTTAATCTCACCAAGATTAAGAAGTTTGGCGTAGAGGTAGGGACGATAACGTTGTTTTTCCAGAGGCAATAA
- a CDS encoding chalcone isomerase family protein, translated as MMRKASCVIRSTFLSILLGFSSSSHSQTGAADIETWQQWLTVGEARLSWFVFDIYDSKLVTPNGEFEVNADVTPHPLALEIRYLRDISREDLLSATEEQWQKMGIAAKKPWRDSLELIFPNIKKGDKLTYITDGEKGRLLINRHDSDKAEVVGNVADQELNDAFLAIWLSPKTQYPSLRAKLIGWNQ; from the coding sequence ATGATGAGAAAAGCAAGTTGTGTCATTCGGAGTACGTTTCTTAGTATTTTGCTAGGCTTTTCGTCTAGCTCGCATAGTCAAACTGGAGCGGCAGACATCGAGACTTGGCAGCAGTGGCTGACCGTTGGGGAGGCACGATTGAGCTGGTTCGTCTTTGATATCTATGATTCGAAGTTGGTTACACCAAATGGAGAGTTCGAGGTGAATGCTGATGTTACGCCACATCCCCTCGCCTTGGAGATTCGATACTTACGCGATATTTCACGTGAGGATCTACTCAGTGCCACGGAAGAGCAGTGGCAAAAGATGGGGATCGCAGCGAAAAAACCGTGGAGAGACAGCCTCGAGCTAATTTTTCCGAACATCAAAAAAGGTGACAAGCTAACCTACATTACAGATGGAGAAAAAGGGCGTTTGCTTATTAATCGACATGACAGTGACAAAGCTGAAGTGGTGGGTAATGTGGCTGATCAGGAGCTTAACGATGCTTTCCTCGCGATTTGGTTATCGCCAAAAACTCAATATCCCTCTTTGCGAGCAAAATTAATCGGGTGGAATCAATAA
- a CDS encoding DUF2878 domain-containing protein → MALILASAWFNLVWFLAVIGTEQWQWVTLCFALMTLGYQHRVDQKTWKPTLLIAVVGCLVDSLNQYLSIFQFTSTFLPVWLLSLWIVFAWYAYQLKRILLRFAPFYVLTVGALGGCLSYYAGYKLNAVDYGYSVLITASIVFLEWAIITLFIIKVLRHDEKSKLCHSEYVS, encoded by the coding sequence ATGGCTCTTATTCTTGCCTCTGCTTGGTTCAATCTCGTTTGGTTTCTGGCGGTTATTGGCACTGAGCAGTGGCAATGGGTCACACTTTGCTTTGCCTTGATGACATTGGGGTATCAGCACCGAGTAGACCAAAAAACCTGGAAACCAACGCTTTTGATTGCCGTGGTCGGCTGCCTAGTCGACTCGCTTAATCAATATCTCTCAATTTTTCAGTTCACTTCGACTTTCTTACCCGTTTGGCTTTTAAGCTTATGGATAGTTTTTGCTTGGTACGCTTATCAACTGAAAAGAATTTTGCTCCGTTTTGCGCCGTTTTACGTATTAACGGTAGGGGCATTGGGGGGCTGCTTAAGTTACTACGCAGGTTATAAACTCAATGCGGTGGATTACGGTTACAGCGTGTTGATAACGGCATCGATTGTGTTTTTAGAATGGGCAATCATCACGCTCTTTATCATTAAGGTTCTTCGCCATGATGAGAAAAGCAAGTTGTGTCATTCGGAGTACGTTTCTTAG
- a CDS encoding SAM-dependent methyltransferase, whose protein sequence is MLNTSSMALTSPLSTAQKAARNLIFKCLQHMEIGTLTVIESFQSDTQERSERFVGTNNHKPGVAISATIEVKHPAFYSRLMRGGSIAAGEAYMDGWWDSPDLTSLMKLMALNLNALDGLENQSSWVTKLLYKLSHWSNRNTQENSRKNIHAHYDLGNDLYRVFLDERMLYSSAIYHSDSESLEQAQINKMDRLCQQLQLKPTDEVIEIGTGWGAMAIYMAENYGCRVTTTTISDEQYDYAQQQIAERGLTERIQLLKKDYRDLTGQFDKLVSIEMIEAVGKQYLPSYIKVCQSLLKPGGLMAIQAITIADQRYEYYSNNVDFIQKYIFPGGFLPSVTSLAQATTQYSDLVIRDLFDIGMDYAKTLQEWHRRFNHAEEQVKRLGYDERFIRMWRYYLSYCEGGFLARSISTVHMTLQRA, encoded by the coding sequence ATGTTAAATACCTCTTCGATGGCATTGACCTCTCCATTATCTACAGCACAAAAGGCGGCTAGAAACCTGATATTTAAGTGCTTACAGCATATGGAAATCGGCACTTTGACGGTCATTGAAAGTTTTCAAAGCGACACTCAAGAGCGTAGTGAACGCTTTGTCGGTACCAACAATCACAAGCCGGGTGTGGCCATTAGCGCAACAATAGAAGTCAAACACCCGGCATTTTATTCGCGTTTAATGCGGGGTGGCAGTATTGCAGCGGGTGAAGCCTATATGGATGGTTGGTGGGACAGTCCAGATTTAACTTCGTTAATGAAATTAATGGCGCTCAATCTGAATGCATTAGATGGATTAGAAAATCAAAGTAGCTGGGTCACCAAACTGCTTTACAAACTCAGTCATTGGAGCAATCGAAATACGCAGGAAAACTCGCGTAAAAACATTCATGCCCATTATGATCTTGGTAATGACCTCTACAGAGTATTCTTGGATGAGAGAATGTTATATTCGTCTGCCATTTATCACTCGGATAGTGAGTCATTAGAGCAAGCACAAATAAATAAAATGGATCGATTGTGTCAGCAATTGCAATTAAAACCCACTGATGAGGTGATTGAAATCGGCACTGGTTGGGGGGCGATGGCGATATACATGGCGGAAAACTATGGCTGCCGGGTGACAACGACGACGATTTCAGATGAGCAATATGACTACGCGCAACAACAGATTGCAGAAAGAGGTTTGACTGAGCGTATTCAGTTATTGAAGAAAGATTATCGAGATTTAACTGGGCAGTTTGATAAATTGGTTTCTATCGAAATGATAGAAGCGGTAGGTAAGCAATATTTACCGTCTTACATCAAAGTGTGCCAGTCGTTATTAAAACCTGGTGGTTTGATGGCAATACAAGCGATCACTATCGCCGACCAACGTTACGAATATTACAGTAACAACGTCGATTTTATTCAAAAGTACATTTTCCCAGGTGGATTTTTGCCGTCAGTGACTTCACTGGCTCAAGCCACGACCCAATACAGTGATTTAGTGATTAGGGATTTGTTTGATATTGGCATGGATTACGCAAAAACATTGCAAGAATGGCACCGACGTTTTAACCACGCTGAAGAGCAAGTAAAAAGACTAGGGTATGACGAGCGATTCATTCGTATGTGGCGTTACTACCTAAGTTATTGTGAAGGGGGATTCTTAGCTCGTAGCATCAGTACCGTACACATGACGCTTCAAAGAGCCTAA
- a CDS encoding DUF1365 domain-containing protein, whose amino-acid sequence MVISSRLFVGNVRHRRFTPVEHSLNYQLFMPAIDLDELAQLEKEVWGFGTRWWHWARFKRSDYVGEGCLKRAVQEKLTELTGESVRGRVIAVCHLRYLGLYFSPVNFYYVFDEKEHWRYLLAEVSNTPWNERHYYAISADEHDSSFGWKQTKAFHVSPFNPIEQSYIWRLKPLSEKLHIHLECHKENKQFDATMAMSAEPFSSNNLLKRLIVTPIQTVKVLVGIYWHAFKLWKKGAPFYSHPKYRSPANQTENNN is encoded by the coding sequence ATGGTCATCAGCAGTCGTTTGTTTGTGGGTAATGTTCGGCACCGCCGCTTCACCCCAGTAGAACATAGTTTGAATTATCAATTGTTCATGCCAGCGATCGATTTGGACGAGTTAGCACAGCTTGAAAAAGAAGTGTGGGGTTTTGGCACTCGCTGGTGGCATTGGGCGCGATTTAAACGCAGTGACTATGTGGGAGAGGGCTGCCTCAAACGCGCAGTGCAAGAGAAACTTACAGAGCTCACCGGAGAGTCAGTCAGAGGGAGGGTCATCGCGGTGTGCCACCTACGTTATCTTGGGCTCTACTTTAGCCCGGTTAATTTCTACTACGTTTTTGATGAGAAAGAACACTGGCGCTATTTACTGGCGGAAGTGAGTAACACTCCTTGGAATGAGCGTCATTATTACGCTATTTCTGCTGATGAACATGACTCGTCTTTTGGCTGGAAACAGACCAAAGCGTTTCACGTTTCGCCCTTTAACCCCATTGAACAGTCTTATATTTGGCGACTTAAACCGCTGAGTGAAAAGTTACATATTCATTTGGAATGCCACAAAGAAAATAAACAGTTTGACGCCACCATGGCGATGAGCGCAGAGCCATTTTCTAGTAACAATCTGCTAAAACGACTGATCGTAACGCCTATTCAAACAGTAAAAGTGTTGGTAGGGATTTACTGGCATGCGTTCAAATTATGGAAAAAAGGCGCACCATTTTACTCGCATCCCAAATACCGCTCTCCAGCCAACCAGACTGAGAATAACAACTAA
- a CDS encoding NAD(P)/FAD-dependent oxidoreductase gives MKIAIIGTGISGLTCGYHLHKAHDITLFEANDYIGGHTATIDFKLNGKDYSVDTGFIVYNDRTYPNFINMMDEIGVTGRATQMSFSVRNDSNGLEYNGHTLATLFAQKRNWFKLQFYGFIFEILRFNKLAKASAHDDQIAQQTLGEFLDTHGFSDYFSDNYILPMGAAIWSSTLADMRAFPLTFFLRFFLNHGLLDVTNRPQWYVIDGGSKAYIPPLTKGFSDRIRLNCPVEKVIRDSTGVTLYVAGEAQRFDHVIFACHSDQTMSLLEDASSDEASILSRMAYQANEVVLHTDDSLLPRRKAAWASWNYLLDGKEGEETRLPSLTYNMNILQHIEAEHTFCVTLNSSDKIDENKVIRKFVYHHPVFTTESIVAQQRRGDIQGRNHTWFCGAYWYNGFHEDGVRSALDVVRGINLVQAKKDTISFHQGAA, from the coding sequence ATGAAAATTGCAATTATAGGTACAGGCATCTCCGGATTAACATGTGGCTACCATCTGCACAAAGCGCATGACATTACGCTGTTTGAAGCCAATGATTACATTGGAGGGCATACGGCGACGATCGATTTTAAACTCAACGGTAAAGACTACTCGGTTGATACGGGGTTTATTGTCTATAACGATCGAACCTACCCCAATTTCATCAATATGATGGATGAAATTGGCGTGACCGGGCGAGCAACCCAAATGAGCTTTAGTGTTCGCAATGACAGCAATGGACTGGAGTACAATGGCCACACGCTGGCGACACTGTTTGCCCAAAAAAGAAACTGGTTTAAACTGCAGTTCTACGGTTTTATTTTTGAAATTCTGCGTTTTAACAAACTGGCGAAAGCGTCTGCACACGATGACCAGATTGCCCAACAAACACTTGGGGAGTTCTTAGATACGCATGGTTTTAGTGACTATTTTAGCGACAACTATATCCTGCCGATGGGGGCTGCGATTTGGTCATCGACCTTAGCGGATATGCGTGCATTTCCACTTACGTTTTTTCTACGTTTCTTTCTCAATCACGGCCTTCTTGATGTCACCAATCGACCACAGTGGTATGTGATTGATGGCGGCTCAAAAGCTTATATCCCGCCACTAACGAAGGGCTTCTCTGATCGCATTCGTTTGAACTGTCCCGTTGAAAAAGTGATCCGTGACTCAACGGGTGTCACATTATATGTGGCAGGAGAAGCACAACGTTTCGATCACGTTATTTTTGCCTGTCATAGCGATCAAACGATGTCGTTATTAGAGGATGCCTCCAGTGATGAAGCTTCGATTTTGTCGCGTATGGCATATCAAGCCAACGAGGTTGTTTTGCATACTGATGATAGCTTGCTGCCTCGTAGAAAGGCGGCTTGGGCGTCGTGGAACTATTTACTCGATGGTAAGGAAGGAGAAGAAACACGCCTACCTTCGTTAACCTACAACATGAACATTCTTCAACACATTGAAGCAGAACATACGTTTTGCGTGACGCTCAATAGCAGCGATAAGATAGACGAAAACAAAGTTATTCGTAAGTTTGTTTACCACCATCCGGTATTTACCACGGAGTCCATCGTGGCACAGCAGAGACGAGGTGACATTCAAGGGCGAAATCACACATGGTTTTGCGGCGCGTATTGGTACAACGGATTCCATGAAGATGGCGTTCGCAGTGCCTTGGATGTAGTGCGAGGCATCAACCTTGTGCAAGCGAAAAAAGATACGATCTCTTTTCACCAAGGGGCGGCGTGA
- a CDS encoding SDR family oxidoreductase translates to MNSVLITGATSGIGKQLAQDYADAGAKVIACGRNRQVLQELEDYSPAIATISFDVTDYQQTREALSVLPFIPNVWLFNAGDCEYMDDGIVDAQLMQRVFSVNVFGVVNCIEASQAHFQPGHKVVIVGSIASELALPRAEAYGASKAAVGYFARSLSLNLQTKGIDVVTVFPGFVSTPLTDKNTFAMPMIITVEQASKAIRQQLASGKQHIYFPARFTALIRLLALLPYRWQKALASKLIAQ, encoded by the coding sequence ATGAACTCGGTACTGATCACTGGTGCGACATCAGGCATCGGAAAACAGCTCGCGCAAGATTATGCTGACGCGGGTGCAAAAGTGATTGCATGCGGACGCAATCGTCAGGTTCTCCAAGAGCTAGAAGATTATTCCCCCGCCATAGCAACGATCAGTTTTGATGTCACCGATTACCAGCAAACGCGAGAAGCATTATCGGTGCTGCCCTTTATTCCAAACGTGTGGCTATTTAACGCTGGTGATTGTGAGTACATGGACGATGGCATCGTTGATGCCCAATTGATGCAACGTGTGTTCAGCGTCAATGTTTTTGGTGTGGTGAACTGTATCGAGGCGAGCCAAGCCCATTTTCAACCTGGACACAAAGTGGTGATTGTCGGCTCCATTGCTTCGGAACTCGCCCTGCCAAGAGCGGAAGCGTATGGCGCGTCTAAGGCCGCGGTTGGGTATTTTGCGCGTAGCTTGTCGCTGAATCTTCAGACCAAGGGCATTGATGTTGTCACTGTCTTTCCTGGTTTTGTTTCCACTCCGCTGACGGACAAAAACACGTTTGCCATGCCGATGATCATCACGGTTGAACAAGCCTCAAAGGCGATTCGGCAACAACTGGCTTCCGGGAAGCAGCACATCTATTTTCCCGCTCGGTTTACCGCGCTCATTCGGTTACTTGCGTTACTGCCTTACCGTTGGCAGAAGGCGTTAGCTTCAAAATTAATTGCCCAATAA
- a CDS encoding nuclear transport factor 2 family protein: protein MDVIAVSNVYRSLSKSNLEILADVYHQQVVFEDAAHRLEGWSALKDYFQSLYENVIDCRFDIHEHQQVDQSGFLTWTMTLKHPKLKKGEAVSVKGVSHLKFHEGKVIYHRDYFDLGEMLYEHLPILGSVVRSIKQRLGQ from the coding sequence ATGGATGTGATAGCGGTCAGCAATGTCTACCGGTCATTGAGTAAATCAAATTTAGAAATTTTAGCCGATGTCTATCACCAACAGGTCGTATTTGAAGACGCAGCGCATCGGCTTGAAGGTTGGTCTGCGCTTAAGGACTACTTCCAATCGTTGTATGAAAATGTCATCGACTGTCGCTTTGATATTCATGAACACCAGCAAGTCGACCAGTCAGGCTTTCTTACTTGGACGATGACCTTAAAACATCCGAAGTTGAAAAAAGGGGAGGCGGTAAGCGTGAAAGGCGTCTCCCATTTGAAGTTTCATGAGGGAAAAGTGATATACCACCGTGACTATTTTGATTTGGGTGAAATGCTGTATGAGCATCTTCCCATTCTCGGCTCGGTTGTTAGAAGCATTAAGCAGAGGCTAGGGCAATGA
- the htpX gene encoding protease HtpX, giving the protein MKRVMLFLITNLAVVLVLSVVLNIVYAVTGMQPGSLSGLLVMAAVFGFGGAFISLMMSKGMALRSVGGVVIESPRNETEHWLLETVSRQAQQAGIGMPTVAIYDSPDINAFATGAKRDDSLVAVSTGLLHNMTRDEAEAVLAHEVSHIANGDMVTMTLMQGVVNTFVIFLSRFIANMVASNNSDEEGEGSNMMVYFAVSIALELVFGFLASFITMWYSRHREFHADAGAARLVGKEKMIAALERLKMSQESKLDGTMMAFGINGKQSLTELLMSHPPLDKRIAALRNF; this is encoded by the coding sequence ATGAAGCGAGTCATGTTGTTTTTGATTACCAACCTTGCTGTGGTTTTAGTCCTCAGTGTTGTGTTGAACATTGTTTATGCTGTAACTGGAATGCAGCCAGGAAGCCTCTCAGGTTTATTGGTAATGGCTGCGGTATTTGGTTTTGGTGGTGCATTTATCTCCTTGATGATGTCAAAGGGGATGGCACTACGCTCTGTCGGTGGAGTGGTGATCGAGAGCCCTCGTAACGAGACAGAGCACTGGTTATTGGAAACGGTGAGCCGCCAAGCTCAGCAAGCGGGTATTGGTATGCCAACCGTTGCTATCTATGATTCACCGGACATCAACGCATTTGCAACTGGTGCAAAGCGTGATGATTCACTGGTCGCGGTTTCGACGGGTCTGTTGCACAACATGACGCGTGATGAAGCAGAAGCGGTGCTGGCGCATGAGGTGAGTCATATCGCCAATGGTGACATGGTGACCATGACGTTGATGCAGGGTGTCGTGAACACCTTCGTTATCTTCTTATCTCGTTTTATTGCCAACATGGTGGCCTCTAATAACAGTGATGAAGAAGGTGAAGGTTCAAACATGATGGTGTATTTCGCGGTTTCTATCGCGCTTGAGCTGGTGTTTGGTTTCCTCGCGAGCTTCATCACCATGTGGTATAGCCGTCATCGTGAATTCCATGCCGATGCGGGTGCCGCCCGTCTAGTTGGTAAAGAGAAAATGATTGCGGCTCTAGAGCGTCTAAAAATGAGCCAAGAATCAAAACTGGATGGCACCATGATGGCGTTTGGTATCAACGGTAAGCAATCTCTGACTGAGTTACTGATGAGTCACCCACCGCTAGACAAACGTATTGCAGCGCTACGTAACTTCTAA